One part of the Vitis riparia cultivar Riparia Gloire de Montpellier isolate 1030 chromosome 15, EGFV_Vit.rip_1.0, whole genome shotgun sequence genome encodes these proteins:
- the LOC117932357 gene encoding 21 kDa protein-like, with protein sequence MAKLTLSFLFLLLFVFFVLGSVEPASVQHARKSRARTFIEASCRSTRYPSLCVKCLSGYANKTQQSPFQLAQVALSVSLAKTRHTRAYVMEVASNFKDVEGRTHQDISDCLDQINDGVDRLAQSIIELRRMNQEGGDSEFTWRMSNVETWVSAALTDATTCVDGFSGRGMGKLKATIKGKVLNVAQVTSNALALVNRFAARHRATNKP encoded by the coding sequence ATGGCAAAACTTACTCTTTCCTTTCTATTTCTCCTTCTGTTCGTTTTCTTTGTTCTTGGATCGGTTGAGCCAGCTTCTGTTCAGCATGCTCGGAAATCCCGAGCAAGGACCTTTATTGAGGCCTCATGCCGGTCCACCCGGTATCCGTCCCTCTGTGTTAAGTGCCTGTCCGGCTACGCCAACAAGACCCAACAGAGTCCATTCCAATTAGCCCAGGTTGCATTATCTGTAAGCCTAGCCAAGACCAGGCACACAAGAGCATACGTAATGGAGGTGGCTAGCAACTTTAAGGACGTCGAGGGTAGGACTCACCAAGACATTAGCGACTGTTTAGATCAAATAAACGACGGTGTTGATCGTCTTGCCCAGTCCATTATAGAGCTCCGACGCATGAACCAAGAAGGGGGTGACAGTGAATTCACGTGGCGCATGAGCAACGTCGAGACTTGGGTGAGCGCAGCGCTAACCGATGCTACCACATGTGTTGATGGGTTTTCAGGGCGTGGCATGGGGAAGCTGAAGGCCACAATTAAGGGAAAGGTGCTGAATGTGGCACAAGTCACCAGCAACGCGTTGGCCTTGGTTAACCGCTTTGCTGCTAGGCACCGTGCCACCAACAAGCCATGA
- the LOC117932355 gene encoding protein GRAVITROPIC IN THE LIGHT 1, which yields MLPTGVKETQLRESNSQKVHPQPMEEATNQTPEAMEALISKIFMNISSLKSAYIQLQDAHTPYEPDKIQAADKLVISELKNLSELKHFYREKNPKPICVSPQDSRLAAEIQEQQNLLKTYEVMVKKFQSEIQNKDSEILQLQQQIQEANQKRVKLEKNLKLRGLSTKESEGSVEENGFFPVDLTPDLFISVVEAAFKAIHDFSKPLINMMKAAGWDLDAAANSIEPNVVYAKRAHKKYAFESHICQRMFSGFQHESFSIKSDNLTVTKESFFHQFLALREMDPLDTLGQNPDSIFGKFCRSKYLVVVHPKMDASFFGNLDQRNYVMGGGHPRTPFYQAFLKLAKSIWLLHRLAYSFDPNVKVFQVKRGSEFSEVYMESVVKNLVMDESDEKPKVGLMVMPGFWIGGSVIQCRVYLSGMRVVE from the coding sequence ATGCTACCCACTGGAGTGAAAGAAACTCAACTCCGTGAGAGCAACAGCCAGAAGGTTCACCCCCAACCCATGGAAGAGGCCACTAATCAGACTCCAGAAGCAATGGAAGCCCTGATATCCAAGATTTTTATGAACATCTCCTCCCTAAAGTCAGCTTATATTCAGCTCCAAGATGCTCATACTCCTTATGAACCTGATAAAATCCAAGCTGCTGATAAACTTGTGATTTCAGAACTGAAGAACCTTTCTGAACTCAAGCATTTTTACAGGGAGAAAAACCCCAAACCTATATGTGTTTCTCCTCAAGACTCTCGCTTAGCTGCAGAGATCCAAGAACAACAGAACCTGTTGAAAACCTATGAGGTCATGGTGAAGAAATTCCAATCTGAAATTCAGAATAAAGATTCTGAAATTCTTCAGTTGCAACAGCAGATCCAGGAAGCTAACCAGAAGCGAGTGAAATTGGAGAAGAATCTGAAGCTGAGGGGATTGTCAACCAAAGAATCAGAAGGCTCTGTGGAAGAAAATGGATTCTTCCCAGTGGATTTAACCCCTGATCTGTTCATTTCGGTTGTAGAAGCTGCTTTTAAAGCAATTCATGATTTTTCTAAGCCATTGATCAACATGATGAAAGCAGCTGGATGGGACCTTGATGCTGCTGCAAATTCCATTGAACCTAATGTTGTTTATGCAAAGAGAGCTCACAAGAAATATGCATTTGAATCCCATATATGCCAGAGAATGTTCAGTGGTTTTCAGCATGAAAGCTTCTCCATCAAATCAGACAATCTTACTGTCACTAAAGAGAGTTTCTTCCACCAATTTCTTGCCTTGAGGGAAATGGATCCACTAGACACTCTGGGCCAAAACCCAGATTccatttttgggaaattttgcAGAAGCAAGTACCTTGTAGTCGTTCACCCGAAGATGGACGCTTCATTCTTTGGGAACTTAGATCAGCGGAACTATGTAATGGGAGGTGGGCATCCAAGGACACCCTTCTACCAGGCTTTTCTGAAACTAGCCAAGTCTATCTGGCTTTTGCACCGGTTGGCTTATAGTTTCGATCCTAATGTTAAGGTCTTTCAGGTGAAGAGGGGGAGTGAATTCTCAGAGGTCTATATGGAAAGCGTAGTGAAAAATTTGGTTATGGATGAAAGTGATGAAAAGCCTAAGGTGGGGCTAATGGTTATGCCTGGCTTTTGGATTGGTGGCAGTGTGATTCAGTGTCGAGTCTACCTCTCTGGCATGAGGGTTGTGGAGTGA
- the LOC117932282 gene encoding ycf20-like protein: MVLGLGLSRRMVASPYHLTHASPKWVSSRYPVVGIVTCLHKTSFGLCFFRVAQLSLVNTSKRMVWSVRSSVDGNRLDPTPTNGTDGRTRLVRVIQGIQIKLSARILELRKDLPMKILFFLVGFYCATAFATVIGQTGDWDILSAALAVFVVELIGALMYRASIHLFDKVRRLITMFNYWKAGLCLGLFLDSFKYEMNNIIGSCNPFNFEIDDFPIFL; encoded by the exons ATG GTTCTGGGTCTTGGTCTGTCAAGAAGAATGGTGGCATCTCCTTACCACTTAACACATGCTTCACCCAAGTGGGTCAGCTCAAGATACCCAGTTGTGGGAATTGTGACTTGCCTTCACAAAACTTCTTTTGGGTTGTGTTTCTTTCGGGTTGCCCAACTCTCTCTGGTCAACACTTCCAA GAGGATGGTCTGGTCTGTTAGGAGCAGTGTAGACGGCAACAGATTGGATCCTACTCCCACAAATGGCACTGATGGCAGGACTCGACTAGTTAGGGTCATCCAAGGTATTCAAATCAAGTTAAGCGCAAGAATTCTGGAGTTAAGGAAAGATCTTCCAATGAAAATACTATTTTTCTTGGTTGGCTTTTATTGTGCGACTGCCTTTGCTACTGTCATTGGGCAAACAGGGGACTGGGACATTCTGTCTGCTGCATTGGCTGTGTTTGTGGTGGAGTTGATTGGGGCCCTCATGTATCGAGCTTCTATACATTTGTTTGACAAGGTTAGGAGGCTGATCACTATGTTTAATTATTGGAAGGCTGGGCTATGTCTGGGTCTTTTCTTGGATTCATTTAAGTACGAAATGAACAACATCATTGGGTCATGTAACCCCTTCAATTTTGAAATAGATGACTTTCCGATATTCTTGTGA